The following proteins are encoded in a genomic region of Alphaproteobacteria bacterium:
- the hpnH gene encoding adenosyl-hopene transferase HpnH, translated as MAVPLRQMLRVGTYVVRQRLAGRKRYPLVLMLEPLFRCNLACAGCGKIDYPGEILNKRLSLKECLAAVDECGAPVVSIPGGEPLLHKEIGEIVAGIVARKKFVYLCTNALLLEKRLELFEPTHHLIFSVHLDGLREEHDKAVCQEGVFNRAVAAMKVAIAKGFRVNVNCTVFDGQDPATLAAFMDFARDLGAEGVTISPGYAYERAPDQAHFLSRERTRRLFRVVFTRGIGRKWRFSQSLLFLDFLAGNQSLKCTPWGNPTRNVLGWQRPCYLLGEGFADSFRELMEETDWAAYGTGAYEKCADCMVHCGYEPSAVNDTLSRPLKAFGVWLRGIRTEGEMAPDIDLSKARPADYVFDDNVSRFLSQTHTPDEDAA; from the coding sequence ATGGCGGTGCCCCTACGGCAGATGCTGCGCGTCGGCACCTATGTGGTGCGGCAGCGTCTGGCCGGGCGCAAGCGATACCCCCTGGTGCTGATGCTAGAGCCCTTGTTCCGTTGCAATCTCGCCTGCGCAGGCTGCGGTAAGATAGACTATCCTGGTGAGATACTAAATAAGCGGCTATCTCTTAAGGAATGCCTTGCAGCAGTCGACGAGTGCGGCGCGCCAGTGGTCTCGATTCCCGGCGGCGAGCCCTTGCTGCACAAGGAAATCGGCGAGATCGTAGCCGGCATCGTGGCGCGCAAGAAGTTCGTCTATCTCTGCACCAACGCGCTACTGCTGGAAAAACGGCTGGAGCTGTTCGAGCCCACACACCACCTCATTTTCTCGGTGCATCTTGACGGGCTGCGCGAGGAACACGATAAGGCGGTCTGCCAGGAGGGCGTCTTCAATCGCGCCGTGGCTGCCATGAAGGTGGCCATCGCCAAGGGCTTTCGTGTCAACGTCAACTGCACCGTCTTCGACGGCCAGGACCCGGCGACACTGGCCGCTTTCATGGATTTCGCCCGCGACCTCGGCGCTGAGGGTGTCACCATCTCGCCGGGCTACGCCTATGAACGGGCGCCAGATCAGGCGCATTTTCTGTCACGCGAGCGCACGCGCAGGCTCTTCCGTGTCGTCTTCACCCGCGGCATCGGCCGCAAATGGCGCTTCAGCCAGTCACTGCTGTTTCTCGATTTTCTGGCAGGTAATCAGAGCCTCAAATGCACGCCGTGGGGTAACCCGACGCGTAACGTACTTGGCTGGCAGCGCCCCTGCTACCTATTGGGAGAGGGCTTCGCGGACAGTTTTCGCGAGCTGATGGAGGAGACAGATTGGGCGGCCTACGGCACCGGAGCCTATGAGAAATGTGCCGACTGCATGGTCCATTGCGGCTACGAGCCGAGTGCCGTCAACGACACCCTGTCGCGACCGCTGAAGGCCTTCGGCGTCTGGCTGCGCGGCATCCGCACCGAGGGCGAAATGGCGCCCGACATTGACCTCTCGAAGGCGCGGCCCGCCGATTACGTCTTCGACGACAACGTCTCTCGCTTCCTCAGTCAGACCCACACCCCAGACGAAGACGCGGCCTGA
- the shc gene encoding squalene--hopene cyclase → MMAGPAATIAISSTLDQAIEDASARLVSARHDDGHWCFELEADCTIPAEYVMLGHFLDEIDVAREAGIGRYLRARQGEHGGWPLFHGGDLDISCSVKAYYALKLIGDDIEAPHMKRAREAILAHGGAARSNVFTRFALALFGQVPWRAVPVMPPEIMLLPRWFPFHMSKVSYWSRTVIVPLLVLAAHKPRARNPHGVGVAELFTVPPQEERAYFLPRGKVAAAFLGLDRVLRAVEPIMPKRMRRRAIARAMAFVEERLNGEDGLGAIFPAMANALMAYDALGHGSGHPEREYCRKAIDRLLVEGEDEIYCQPCLSPVWDTALAVHAMLEVGGDAEQAAAADACGWLAKRQVLDGPADWRERRPDLRPGGWAFQYANPHYPDVDDAAVVAMALHRASNAAHRQSIERALEWLEGMQSCDGGWGAFDVDNTHHHLNHIPFADHGALLDPPTEDVSARCIGALCQIGQNRNNPTVARGITYLEQMQQADGSWFGRWGTNYIYGTWSVLNSLNIAGYDMASERIRRAVSWLESRQREDGGWGEDGATYDEARRDEAKASTPSQTAWALLALMAVREVDSEAVRRGINYLLDAPRDGVRWHEDWFTAVGFPRVFYLRYHGYAAYFPLWALARYRNLTRGNVRFPAYGM, encoded by the coding sequence ATGATGGCGGGGCCTGCGGCTACGATAGCGATTAGCTCGACACTTGATCAAGCAATAGAAGATGCCTCGGCCAGGTTGGTCTCGGCACGTCACGACGACGGCCACTGGTGCTTCGAGCTCGAGGCCGACTGCACCATTCCCGCCGAATATGTCATGCTCGGCCATTTCCTCGACGAGATCGATGTCGCGCGCGAGGCCGGCATCGGGCGCTATCTGCGCGCGCGCCAAGGTGAGCATGGTGGCTGGCCGCTGTTTCATGGTGGTGATCTCGATATATCTTGTTCGGTGAAGGCCTATTACGCCCTCAAGCTGATCGGCGACGATATCGAGGCGCCGCACATGAAAAGGGCACGCGAGGCCATTCTGGCCCATGGTGGGGCCGCGCGCAGCAACGTGTTTACGCGCTTTGCTCTGGCGCTCTTCGGTCAAGTCCCATGGCGCGCTGTGCCCGTGATGCCGCCGGAGATCATGCTACTGCCGCGCTGGTTTCCCTTCCATATGAGCAAGGTGTCCTACTGGTCGCGCACGGTGATCGTGCCGTTACTGGTGTTGGCGGCCCATAAGCCGCGGGCACGTAATCCACACGGCGTCGGCGTGGCCGAACTCTTCACGGTACCGCCGCAAGAGGAGCGTGCCTACTTCCTGCCGCGGGGCAAGGTGGCAGCGGCGTTCCTCGGCCTCGATCGCGTGCTGCGCGCTGTCGAGCCAATCATGCCCAAACGCATGCGCCGACGGGCTATAGCGCGTGCCATGGCCTTCGTCGAGGAGCGGCTCAACGGCGAGGATGGTCTCGGTGCTATCTTTCCGGCTATGGCCAACGCCTTGATGGCTTATGATGCGCTTGGCCACGGCTCAGGTCATCCGGAGCGCGAGTATTGCCGTAAGGCTATCGACAGGCTCCTGGTGGAGGGTGAGGATGAGATCTATTGCCAACCCTGTCTGTCGCCAGTTTGGGACACGGCACTGGCCGTCCACGCCATGCTCGAGGTCGGTGGCGATGCGGAGCAGGCCGCTGCTGCTGACGCATGCGGCTGGCTTGCTAAGCGGCAGGTGCTTGACGGCCCCGCCGACTGGCGTGAACGACGGCCAGATCTGCGCCCTGGTGGCTGGGCCTTTCAATACGCCAATCCGCACTACCCGGATGTTGACGACGCGGCTGTTGTGGCAATGGCCCTGCATCGCGCTAGCAACGCAGCGCATCGGCAAAGTATCGAGCGGGCACTGGAATGGTTGGAGGGTATGCAAAGTTGTGATGGCGGTTGGGGGGCGTTCGACGTGGACAACACTCATCATCACCTCAACCATATTCCCTTCGCTGATCACGGCGCTCTGCTCGACCCACCGACCGAGGATGTCAGCGCCCGCTGCATAGGAGCACTCTGCCAGATCGGCCAAAACCGAAATAATCCGACTGTGGCGCGCGGCATCACCTATCTCGAGCAGATGCAACAGGCTGATGGGTCATGGTTTGGGAGGTGGGGAACTAATTATATTTATGGCACATGGTCTGTGCTAAATTCTCTCAATATCGCCGGCTACGACATGGCTTCCGAAAGGATACGGCGCGCTGTTTCTTGGCTTGAATCACGCCAACGCGAAGACGGTGGCTGGGGCGAAGACGGTGCCACCTATGACGAAGCGCGCCGGGACGAGGCCAAGGCAAGCACACCCTCGCAGACGGCCTGGGCACTGTTGGCATTGATGGCCGTGAGAGAAGTCGACTCGGAGGCGGTTCGCCGCGGCATCAACTACTTGCTGGACGCGCCGCGCGACGGTGTCCGCTGGCACGAGGATTGGTTCACCGCGGTTGGTTTCCCGCGCGTCTTCTATCTCCGCTACCACGGCTATGCTGCCTATTTTCCGCTTTGGGCGTTGGCGCGCTATCGTAATTTGACCCGCGGCAACGTTCGCTTTCCTGCCTACGGCATGTGA
- a CDS encoding carboxymuconolactone decarboxylase family protein — protein sequence MARIRDIEQHEVPEALRDLYDRVPSEVGPFLSQVKAFAHRPPILKHMMGMMLRLASEQCVPKRYLEIAMVTVSKLNECRYCVAHHTPRLVDSGLGPETAANILEPGCPGLDKFDRVVRDYAVMVTSDSKHIPDTLVTALRQRFDEAQLMELTFRTALCGFYNRFNEALRLEIEDGVIADMLACGSHLEDLPDT from the coding sequence ATGGCACGCATACGCGACATCGAGCAGCACGAAGTTCCCGAAGCTCTGCGGGACTTATATGACCGGGTGCCGAGCGAGGTCGGCCCGTTCCTAAGTCAGGTCAAGGCGTTCGCCCACCGACCACCGATCCTCAAGCACATGATGGGCATGATGCTGAGGCTAGCGAGCGAGCAGTGCGTGCCGAAGCGCTACCTCGAAATCGCCATGGTCACGGTCTCCAAGCTCAACGAATGCCGCTATTGCGTCGCCCATCACACGCCGCGTCTAGTGGACAGCGGATTGGGGCCAGAGACGGCCGCGAACATCCTTGAGCCCGGTTGCCCGGGGCTCGACAAGTTCGACCGCGTGGTACGCGACTATGCGGTCATGGTGACGAGTGATTCCAAGCACATTCCGGACACGCTCGTCACCGCCCTGCGCCAGCGGTTTGACGAGGCCCAACTCATGGAGCTGACCTTCCGCACGGCGCTCTGCGGCTTTTACAACCGCTTCAATGAAGCGCTACGCCTGGAGATCGAGGACGGCGTTATCGCTGACATGTTGGCTTGCGGTAGCCACCTTGAAGACCTGCCTGACACCTAA
- a CDS encoding glutamine--tRNA ligase/YqeY domain fusion protein — MIDQPADATDDRSDFIRDIVRADLQSGRVAAVVTRFPPEPNGYLHIGHAKSICLNFGIAEALGGRCHLRFDDTNPVKEEQEYIEAIEADVRWLGFDWGEHRYFASDYFAQLYDWAEQLIDAGKAYVDDQSADEIREARGTLTESGTDSPHRDRSPEENLNLFRRMRAGEFGDGARVLRARIDMAAGNINLRDPVLYRILHVEHPRTGNDWCIYPTYDFAHGQSDAIEGISHSICTLEFEDHRPLYDWLLQNLSVPARPQQYEFARLNLGHTVLSKRKLISLVRDRLVQGWDDPRMPTLVGMRRRGFPPAAIRDFAARIGVAKRDSTVELGALDHCAREYLNVVAERRFAVLRPLKVVIENYPEGGSEILEAVNNPGDAGTGTRQLPFGREIYVEREDFMEDPPRKFHRLKPGGEVRLRFAYFITCEEVVKDADGTVVELRCTYDPETRGGNAPDGRKVRGTIHWVSVAHALSAEVRLYGPLFTEPDPSSDEAIDPASLEVLHDCKLEPSLAALVVGEVVQFERTGYFCPDPDGTLEALVFNRTVALRDTWAKIAAKSR, encoded by the coding sequence ATGATCGACCAGCCCGCGGATGCGACCGACGACCGCAGCGATTTTATCAGGGATATCGTGCGCGCCGACTTGCAATCGGGTCGCGTCGCAGCTGTGGTCACCCGCTTCCCGCCGGAGCCCAACGGCTATCTGCATATCGGGCACGCCAAGTCGATCTGCCTCAACTTCGGCATTGCGGAGGCCTTGGGCGGGCGTTGCCACCTGCGCTTTGACGACACCAACCCGGTCAAGGAGGAACAGGAATACATCGAGGCCATTGAGGCTGATGTGCGCTGGCTCGGCTTCGACTGGGGTGAGCACCGCTATTTCGCTTCCGACTATTTCGCCCAGCTCTACGATTGGGCCGAACAGCTCATCGACGCCGGTAAGGCCTATGTCGACGATCAGTCGGCTGACGAGATCCGCGAGGCGCGCGGCACGCTAACCGAGTCTGGCACGGACAGCCCCCATCGCGATCGCAGCCCAGAAGAGAACCTCAACCTGTTCCGCCGCATGCGCGCCGGCGAGTTTGGCGACGGCGCGCGGGTGCTGCGGGCACGCATCGATATGGCGGCGGGTAATATAAACCTGCGCGACCCGGTGCTCTATCGCATCCTCCACGTTGAGCACCCGCGCACCGGCAACGACTGGTGCATCTATCCCACATACGATTTCGCCCACGGTCAGTCGGATGCGATTGAAGGCATCAGCCACTCCATCTGTACCCTCGAATTCGAGGATCACCGGCCACTGTACGATTGGCTGCTACAGAACCTGTCGGTTCCTGCGCGGCCACAACAATATGAGTTCGCTCGCCTCAATCTCGGCCATACGGTGCTGTCCAAGCGCAAGCTAATCTCGCTGGTGCGCGATAGGTTGGTACAAGGTTGGGACGATCCCCGCATGCCAACGCTGGTTGGCATGCGCCGGCGTGGCTTCCCGCCCGCTGCGATTCGCGACTTCGCGGCTCGCATTGGCGTCGCCAAGCGCGACAGTACGGTGGAGCTGGGGGCGCTCGACCATTGCGCTCGCGAATATCTCAATGTGGTGGCCGAGCGCCGCTTCGCCGTGTTGCGCCCGCTCAAGGTGGTGATCGAGAACTATCCCGAAGGCGGGAGCGAGATACTCGAGGCTGTCAACAATCCGGGAGATGCGGGCACCGGCACGCGCCAGTTGCCCTTCGGTCGCGAGATCTATGTCGAGCGTGAAGATTTCATGGAGGATCCACCGCGCAAATTTCACCGCCTAAAGCCTGGCGGAGAGGTGCGCCTGCGCTTCGCCTATTTTATCACGTGCGAGGAGGTTGTGAAGGACGCTGACGGCACGGTTGTCGAGCTGCGTTGCACCTACGATCCTGAGACCCGCGGTGGCAATGCGCCCGACGGTCGCAAGGTAAGAGGAACTATCCACTGGGTTTCCGTGGCCCACGCCCTGAGCGCAGAGGTGCGGCTATACGGCCCACTTTTTACCGAGCCCGATCCGAGCTCGGACGAAGCTATAGACCCGGCCTCACTGGAAGTGCTGCACGACTGCAAGCTTGAGCCCAGCCTGGCAGCGTTGGTGGTTGGCGAGGTGGTGCAATTTGAGCGCACGGGCTACTTCTGCCCCGATCCCGACGGCACGCTCGAGGCACTCGTGTTTAACCGTACTGTTGCGCTACGTGACACTTGGGCCAAGATCGCTGCCAAAAGCCGTTAG
- the ispH gene encoding 4-hydroxy-3-methylbut-2-enyl diphosphate reductase codes for MQMRVILAKPRGFCAGVERAVDIVEGALVRFGRPVYVRHEIVHNKRVVEELREKGAVFVQELDEVPDGAVTIFSAHGVAQVVSDVAEKRSLPVIDATCPLVAKVHHEAQRCARAGRQIILIGHRGHPEVEGTSGQVPDGVLLLSTAEEVESLEVKDPDKLAYVTQTTLSLDDTREVVATLKSRFPKIIGPSLRDICYATQNRQTAMHKLAGEVDVILVVGAQNSSNSNRLREIGEELDVPSYLIDDADAIELAWFEGVKRIGISAGASAPEQLVQEVIERLRGISEVNVETLEGVVERVQFKLPPGLMPEPR; via the coding sequence ATGCAAATGCGAGTGATCTTGGCCAAGCCACGTGGATTCTGCGCCGGCGTAGAGAGAGCCGTCGATATCGTTGAGGGTGCCCTGGTACGTTTCGGACGCCCCGTTTATGTGCGCCACGAGATCGTGCACAACAAGCGTGTGGTAGAGGAACTACGGGAAAAAGGTGCCGTGTTTGTCCAGGAGCTGGATGAGGTTCCCGACGGCGCGGTGACCATCTTCAGTGCCCACGGCGTCGCACAAGTTGTCTCCGACGTGGCCGAGAAAAGATCGCTGCCCGTGATCGATGCGACCTGCCCGCTGGTCGCCAAGGTGCATCACGAGGCCCAACGCTGCGCCCGCGCCGGCCGCCAGATCATCCTCATCGGGCATCGCGGTCACCCGGAGGTCGAAGGCACCAGCGGCCAAGTACCGGACGGCGTGTTGCTCCTCTCAACTGCAGAGGAGGTGGAGAGCCTAGAGGTAAAGGACCCAGACAAGCTTGCCTATGTCACCCAGACTACGCTGAGCCTCGATGATACCCGCGAGGTAGTCGCTACGCTGAAGTCGCGATTCCCCAAAATCATCGGCCCCTCTCTGCGGGATATTTGCTATGCGACGCAGAACCGCCAAACCGCGATGCACAAACTCGCCGGCGAGGTCGACGTGATCCTGGTCGTCGGAGCGCAGAACAGCTCGAACTCCAACCGCCTGCGCGAAATCGGCGAGGAGCTCGACGTGCCTAGCTATCTGATTGATGACGCCGATGCCATCGAGCTGGCCTGGTTCGAGGGCGTCAAGCGGATCGGGATCAGCGCTGGCGCTTCAGCGCCGGAGCAGCTTGTCCAGGAAGTAATTGAACGCCTGCGCGGTATCAGCGAGGTCAACGTCGAGACCTTGGAGGGTGTGGTCGAACGGGTCCAGTTTAAGCTGCCGCCCGGACTGATGCCGGAGCCCCGGTAA
- the dxs gene encoding 1-deoxy-D-xylulose-5-phosphate synthase, whose translation MSNTNPTPLLDALETLADLRRLSNSNLNQVADEVRQDMIEQVSRTGGHLGAGLGVVELTVALHHVFDTPRDRLIWDVGHQSYPHKILTGRRKRMAGLRMKNGLSGFAKRAESEYDSFGTAHSSTSISAGLGMAVARDIAGGDNNVVAVIGDGAMSGGMAYEAMNNAGSLGSRLVVILNDNDMSIAPPVGAMSAYLSRLISSHSYRSMRHVASQVAKKFPRPMAQMLRRAEEYARGIVTGGTLFEEMGFYYVGPVDGHSIEHLLPVLKNVRDAETGGPVLVHVVTEKGHGYAPAVESPDKYHGVGKFDVMTGAKEKKISNASSYTDVFAQSLITEAERDDRIVAVTAAMPAGTGLDKFADKFPERCFDVGLAEQHAVTFAAGMATEGYRPFVAIYSTFLQRGFDQVVHDVAIQKLPVRFAIDRAGLVGADGPTHAGSYDIAYLGCLPDFVVMAAADEAELVHMVATAARIDDRPSAVRYPRGEGIGCEMPECGIPLGIGKGRIMREGTAIAILSFGARLIECTKAADELAAHGLSTTLADARFAKPLDTDLVARLAREHEVLITIEEGAIGGFATQVLQFLATNGLLDKGLKIRPMMLPDRFIEHGSPAEMYEDAGLTVSDIVATALAVLGRDNSMLAIGSETV comes from the coding sequence ATTAGCAACACGAATCCAACGCCGTTACTCGATGCCCTAGAGACGCTTGCCGATCTGCGCCGCTTGTCGAATTCCAACCTGAACCAGGTCGCCGACGAAGTGCGCCAGGATATGATCGAGCAGGTTTCGCGCACCGGTGGTCACCTCGGCGCCGGGCTCGGCGTGGTCGAACTTACGGTCGCGCTGCATCATGTCTTCGACACCCCGCGCGACCGACTAATCTGGGACGTCGGGCACCAGTCCTATCCGCACAAAATTCTCACCGGTCGACGCAAGCGCATGGCGGGCTTGCGCATGAAAAATGGCCTGTCTGGCTTCGCCAAGCGAGCTGAGAGCGAATACGACTCCTTCGGCACGGCACATTCCTCGACCTCGATCTCGGCCGGGCTGGGTATGGCAGTGGCGCGTGATATTGCGGGCGGCGACAATAACGTTGTTGCGGTGATCGGCGACGGCGCCATGAGCGGCGGCATGGCCTATGAGGCGATGAATAATGCCGGTTCTCTGGGCAGCCGTCTGGTCGTAATCCTCAACGATAACGACATGTCGATCGCGCCGCCGGTAGGTGCTATGAGCGCCTATTTGTCGCGCCTGATCTCGTCGCACTCCTATCGTAGCATGCGCCACGTGGCGAGCCAGGTGGCGAAGAAGTTTCCCCGCCCCATGGCGCAGATGCTGCGCCGGGCAGAGGAATATGCTCGCGGCATAGTGACGGGTGGCACTTTGTTCGAGGAGATGGGCTTCTATTATGTTGGCCCCGTCGACGGCCACAGTATCGAGCACCTTCTACCGGTCTTGAAGAACGTGCGCGATGCTGAGACCGGCGGACCCGTGTTGGTGCACGTGGTGACCGAGAAGGGCCATGGCTATGCTCCGGCCGTGGAGTCGCCAGACAAGTACCATGGCGTCGGCAAGTTTGACGTGATGACTGGCGCTAAGGAAAAAAAGATTAGTAATGCATCGAGCTATACCGACGTATTCGCGCAGAGTCTGATCACGGAAGCCGAGCGCGACGACAGGATCGTTGCTGTTACCGCGGCGATGCCGGCGGGAACAGGTCTGGATAAGTTTGCCGACAAGTTTCCCGAGCGCTGTTTCGACGTGGGGCTTGCGGAGCAGCATGCAGTAACCTTCGCGGCGGGCATGGCGACGGAAGGCTACCGGCCGTTCGTGGCCATCTACTCCACTTTCCTGCAACGGGGCTTCGACCAGGTGGTGCACGATGTCGCCATCCAGAAGTTGCCAGTGCGCTTTGCCATCGACCGTGCCGGCCTGGTTGGGGCGGACGGACCGACCCATGCGGGCTCTTACGATATCGCTTATCTCGGTTGCCTACCCGATTTCGTGGTCATGGCCGCGGCCGACGAGGCGGAGCTAGTGCACATGGTAGCGACAGCCGCACGTATCGACGACCGGCCGAGCGCCGTGCGCTATCCGCGCGGCGAAGGTATTGGCTGCGAGATGCCTGAGTGCGGTATACCATTGGGAATCGGTAAGGGCCGTATCATGCGCGAGGGTACTGCGATAGCAATCCTGAGCTTTGGCGCTCGTCTCATCGAGTGTACGAAGGCTGCTGATGAGCTCGCGGCGCATGGCCTCTCGACCACGCTTGCCGATGCTCGCTTCGCTAAGCCACTGGATACGGATCTGGTGGCTCGGCTAGCGCGTGAGCACGAGGTCCTGATCACCATTGAGGAGGGCGCGATCGGCGGCTTTGCGACCCAGGTGCTGCAGTTTCTTGCCACCAACGGTCTGCTCGATAAGGGCCTTAAGATACGCCCGATGATGCTTCCAGACCGCTTCATAGAACATGGTTCGCCGGCGGAGATGTACGAGGACGCCGGCCTGACCGTGAGCGATATAGTTGCTACAGCTCTGGCGGTATTGGGTCGTGATAATAGCATGTTGGCCATTGGCTCCGAGACCGTCTGA